The proteins below come from a single Alkalilimnicola sp. S0819 genomic window:
- a CDS encoding LysR family transcriptional regulator: MATLERAHLEIIRAVDRHGSLTAAAERLHLTQSALSHTVRKLEQQLGLAIWHREGRRLRPTQAGEYLLAVANRLLPQLSHAEERLGQFSRGERGGLRIGMECHPCYQWLLKIVSPYLAAWPAVDVDVKQKFQFGGLAALIGYDIDMLVTPDPLHKPGLAFEPVFDYEQVLVVGPDHPLRGAACVHPAQLAEETLITYPVPRDRLDIYTRFLIPAGAAPRRHKPIETTDIMLQMVASGRGVASLPRWLVEEQAARFDVAAVPLGPDGVTKQIFLGYRTADARTDYLRAFVELAGGIGMEGASPANEPARRGMV, from the coding sequence ATGGCAACCCTGGAACGGGCTCATCTGGAGATCATCCGCGCCGTGGACCGGCACGGTTCCCTGACTGCGGCCGCCGAGCGGCTGCACCTTACCCAGTCGGCGCTCAGCCACACGGTGCGCAAGCTCGAGCAGCAGCTGGGGCTGGCCATCTGGCACCGGGAAGGCCGTCGCCTGCGCCCCACCCAGGCGGGGGAGTACCTGCTGGCGGTGGCCAATCGGCTGCTGCCCCAGCTCAGCCATGCCGAGGAGCGGCTGGGGCAGTTCTCCCGCGGCGAGCGGGGCGGGCTGCGCATCGGCATGGAGTGCCACCCCTGCTACCAATGGCTGTTGAAGATCGTCTCGCCCTACCTCGCCGCCTGGCCGGCAGTGGACGTGGACGTCAAACAGAAGTTCCAGTTCGGCGGCCTGGCCGCGCTGATCGGCTACGACATCGACATGCTCGTCACCCCCGACCCGCTGCACAAGCCGGGGCTCGCCTTCGAGCCGGTGTTCGACTACGAGCAGGTGCTGGTGGTCGGGCCCGACCACCCGCTGCGCGGTGCCGCCTGCGTGCACCCGGCACAACTCGCCGAAGAGACCCTGATCACCTACCCGGTGCCCCGCGACCGGCTGGATATCTACACCCGCTTTCTCATCCCCGCGGGGGCCGCGCCCCGGCGCCACAAGCCCATAGAGACCACCGATATCATGCTGCAGATGGTCGCCAGCGGCCGGGGCGTGGCCTCGCTGCCGCGCTGGCTGGTGGAGGAGCAGGCGGCGCGCTTCGATGTGGCGGCGGTGCCACTGGGGCCGGACGGCGTGACCAAGCAGATCTTCCTCGGCTACCGCACGGCGGATGCCCGAACCGATTATCTGCGCGCCTTCGTGGAGCTGGCCGGGGGTATCGGCATGGAGGGCGCCTCGCCGGCCAATGAACCCGCGCGCCGAGGCATGGTCTAA
- the metE gene encoding 5-methyltetrahydropteroyltriglutamate--homocysteine S-methyltransferase gives MTTTHNLGFPRIGARRELKFALESYWKGQSDREELHALGAELRRRHWQQQSALDLVPVGDFSFYDQVLDMSFTLGNLPQRVRNFEGDPLDNYFRVARGRSAEPPEAHGPCSGAVAAGEMTKWFDTNYHYIVPEFDADTAFTLDASRLLEQLAEARAQGVPAKPVIVGPVTYLALGKARDGSDKLALLARLLPVYAQLLEALADAGAEWVQIDEPLLVTELDADWQHAFNLAYHQLKSCRVKLLLASYFGPLAENTYLAANLPVAGLHLDAVYGRDSVLTLIDQLPSHKVVSLGVIDGRNIWKTDLTATLDWLEPLHRRLGERLWLAPSCSLLHVPVDLAAERQLDAELAAWLAFAQQKLEELQVLAVALDEGREAVRDALSTNRAACDSRRRSPRVHRPAVREAVAAIDADLARRRSPYAVRAARQAERLRLPAFPTTTIGSFPQTAEIRQARRRYKAGELDAADYREAMEAEIARCVREQEALGLDVLVHGEAERNDMVEYFGEQLDGYAFSQFGWVQSYGSRCVKPPILYGDIARPRPMTVAWTRYAQSLTDKPLKGMLTGPVTLLNWSFVRDDQPREATCRQLALAIREEVLDLERAGVRVIQIDEAALREGLPLRRAQWRGYLDWAVACFRLSANGVADETQIHTHMCYSEFNDIMASIAAMDADVITIETSRSAMELLDAFEDFHYPNQIGPGVYDIHAPNIPDQAHIVGLMEKAAERIPAERLWVNPDCGLKTRRWEEVIPALRSMVSAAKRLRESIARAA, from the coding sequence ATGACCACCACCCATAACCTCGGCTTTCCGCGCATCGGAGCCCGACGGGAATTGAAGTTCGCCCTGGAGTCCTACTGGAAGGGGCAGAGCGACCGTGAGGAGCTGCACGCCCTGGGCGCCGAGCTGCGTCGGCGCCACTGGCAGCAGCAGTCCGCGCTGGACCTGGTGCCGGTGGGAGATTTCAGCTTCTACGACCAGGTCCTCGACATGAGTTTCACCCTGGGGAATCTGCCCCAGCGGGTGCGGAATTTTGAGGGCGACCCCCTGGACAACTACTTCCGGGTGGCCCGCGGCCGCTCGGCGGAGCCGCCCGAGGCCCACGGCCCGTGCTCTGGCGCTGTGGCCGCCGGCGAGATGACCAAGTGGTTCGACACCAACTACCACTACATCGTCCCCGAGTTCGACGCGGATACCGCCTTCACGCTGGACGCCTCGCGGCTGCTCGAGCAGCTGGCCGAGGCCCGGGCGCAGGGTGTGCCGGCCAAGCCGGTGATCGTCGGGCCGGTCACTTATCTGGCGCTGGGCAAGGCCCGGGACGGCAGCGACAAGCTCGCGCTGCTGGCGCGGCTGCTGCCGGTCTACGCCCAGTTGCTGGAGGCGCTGGCCGATGCAGGGGCCGAGTGGGTGCAGATCGACGAGCCGCTGCTGGTCACCGAACTGGACGCCGACTGGCAGCATGCCTTCAACCTGGCCTATCACCAGCTCAAGAGCTGCCGGGTGAAGCTGCTGCTGGCGAGCTACTTCGGGCCGCTGGCCGAGAACACTTACCTGGCCGCCAACCTGCCCGTGGCGGGCCTGCATCTGGACGCGGTGTACGGCCGCGACAGCGTGCTGACCCTCATCGACCAGCTGCCCTCCCACAAGGTGGTGTCGCTGGGAGTGATCGACGGGCGCAATATCTGGAAGACCGACCTCACGGCGACCCTGGACTGGCTGGAGCCGCTGCATCGGCGCCTGGGCGAGCGGCTGTGGCTGGCGCCGTCCTGCTCGCTGCTGCACGTGCCGGTGGACCTGGCCGCCGAGCGGCAACTGGACGCCGAGCTTGCCGCCTGGCTGGCCTTCGCCCAGCAAAAACTCGAAGAGTTGCAGGTGCTGGCCGTGGCGCTGGATGAGGGCCGGGAGGCGGTGCGCGACGCGCTTTCCACCAACCGCGCGGCCTGCGACAGCCGTCGGCGCTCGCCCCGGGTTCACAGGCCGGCGGTGCGCGAAGCCGTGGCCGCCATCGACGCGGACCTGGCGCGGCGCCGCAGCCCCTACGCGGTGCGTGCCGCCAGGCAGGCCGAGCGCCTGCGCCTGCCGGCTTTCCCCACCACCACCATCGGCTCCTTCCCCCAGACCGCGGAGATCCGCCAGGCGCGCCGCCGCTACAAGGCCGGCGAGCTGGATGCGGCGGATTATCGTGAGGCCATGGAGGCCGAGATCGCCCGCTGCGTGCGCGAGCAGGAAGCCCTGGGGCTGGATGTGCTGGTACACGGCGAGGCCGAGCGCAACGACATGGTGGAGTACTTCGGCGAGCAGCTCGACGGCTACGCCTTCAGCCAGTTCGGCTGGGTGCAGAGCTACGGTTCGCGCTGCGTGAAACCGCCCATCCTGTACGGCGACATCGCCCGCCCCCGGCCGATGACCGTGGCGTGGACCCGCTACGCCCAGTCACTCACCGACAAGCCCTTGAAGGGCATGCTCACCGGCCCTGTGACCCTGCTCAACTGGTCCTTCGTGCGCGACGATCAGCCGCGCGAGGCCACCTGCCGGCAGCTGGCGCTGGCCATCCGCGAAGAGGTACTGGACCTGGAGCGGGCCGGCGTGCGGGTGATCCAGATCGATGAGGCGGCGCTGCGCGAGGGCCTGCCGCTGCGCCGGGCCCAGTGGCGGGGGTATCTGGACTGGGCGGTGGCGTGTTTTCGCCTCAGCGCCAACGGTGTGGCGGACGAAACCCAGATCCACACCCATATGTGCTACTCGGAGTTCAACGACATCATGGCCTCCATCGCCGCCATGGATGCCGATGTGATCACCATCGAGACCTCCCGCTCGGCCATGGAGCTGCTGGACGCCTTCGAGGATTTCCACTACCCGAACCAGATCGGCCCCGGCGTGTATGACATCCACGCGCCCAATATTCCGGATCAGGCGCACATCGTCGGCCTGATGGAGAAGGCCGCCGAGCGCATTCCCGCCGAGCGTCTGTGGGTGAACCCGGACTGCGGGCTGAAGACCCGGCGATGGGAGGAGGTGATTCCGGCCTTGCGGAGCATGGTCTCGGCGGCGAAGAGGCTGCGCGAGAGCATCGCCCGCGCCGCCTGA
- a CDS encoding FUSC family protein — protein MSLPAAGAAAWFARLGFDPARLGFGLRTALASCLAMWLAWLAGLEHPQWSAMTVWAASQPLRGMLLEKSLLRALGTLLGIGVGILLVLLVADNTLVLVLGLALWVGLCAGAGNALSGLLAYGALLAGYSASMLALLHTTAPTGIMTMGLDRLLTVLLGIAVALLVGLLFGSRRAEDDIAIRARRSTAVLLRHLAARLSPRHEAPRIDKHALLSEIAALEETMDIHGAGSRRSRHSARSIRAVLAAEVAAILWLQRQIGSRLEDEAIAETLAAAARALEETAPIDQVLPVLARAKRAAHRVPGLTSVIGQLSGALAQRQRFRTRGSTEAAKLKRHFILHRDWAHARRALIRTSSVLLLVGLIWVVTGWHAGAYVMLSTSVTLFSTFENPAWIMRIIFFWHAVGALAALLCQWLVWPAATAQWQLVAMLVPFVLLGVLPFAHRRTMVGSMDYAMILLLLSQPVYPPRTDFGASLEVALAVVAGPVLAFLAFKLLFPVDARRRRDMLRAMMIRELQAMAADPRAPARAGIWRARLHHRVLKLVHWSNRADLSIRPTTAGSLAVLEVGEAIIALRERLLGPRLSSWQARRVRVVLRRIEGLREDPVAAAQALARLAARLRRQGLPAAELLAGAARALRDNWAFFRGDGPGRESGTLSSAQAN, from the coding sequence GTGAGCCTGCCAGCCGCCGGCGCCGCGGCCTGGTTCGCACGCCTCGGTTTCGACCCGGCGAGGCTGGGTTTTGGCCTGCGTACGGCGCTGGCTTCCTGTCTGGCCATGTGGCTCGCCTGGCTGGCGGGGCTGGAGCACCCACAGTGGTCGGCCATGACCGTGTGGGCCGCCTCGCAGCCGCTGCGGGGCATGTTGCTGGAGAAGAGCCTGCTGCGCGCCCTGGGTACGCTGCTCGGCATTGGCGTCGGCATCCTGCTCGTGCTGCTGGTGGCGGACAACACCTTGGTGCTGGTGCTGGGGCTGGCGTTGTGGGTGGGGCTGTGCGCCGGCGCCGGTAATGCCTTGAGTGGCCTTCTCGCCTACGGCGCGCTGTTGGCCGGGTACTCGGCGTCCATGCTGGCGCTGCTCCACACCACGGCGCCGACGGGGATCATGACGATGGGCCTGGATCGTCTGCTGACCGTGCTGCTGGGCATCGCCGTGGCGCTGCTGGTCGGCCTGCTGTTCGGCTCCCGCCGGGCCGAGGACGATATCGCCATCCGCGCGCGCCGCTCCACCGCGGTGCTGTTGCGCCACCTGGCGGCGCGGCTGTCGCCTCGGCATGAGGCGCCGCGCATCGATAAGCACGCCCTGCTCAGCGAGATCGCCGCCCTCGAAGAGACGATGGATATCCATGGGGCGGGCTCACGGCGCTCGCGTCATTCGGCCCGTTCCATCCGCGCGGTGCTCGCCGCGGAGGTGGCGGCGATACTCTGGTTGCAGCGGCAGATCGGCTCCCGGCTCGAAGACGAGGCCATCGCGGAGACGCTGGCGGCGGCGGCGCGGGCGCTGGAGGAAACGGCCCCCATCGATCAGGTGCTGCCGGTGTTGGCGCGGGCGAAGCGCGCCGCGCACCGGGTCCCGGGCCTGACCTCGGTCATCGGCCAGTTGTCCGGGGCGTTGGCTCAGCGCCAGCGCTTTCGCACCCGGGGCAGCACCGAGGCGGCCAAGCTCAAAAGACATTTCATCCTGCACCGGGACTGGGCCCACGCGCGGCGCGCGTTGATCAGAACCAGCAGCGTGCTGCTGCTGGTGGGGCTGATCTGGGTCGTCACCGGCTGGCATGCCGGCGCCTATGTGATGCTGAGCACCTCGGTGACGCTGTTCTCCACCTTCGAGAACCCGGCCTGGATCATGCGCATTATTTTCTTCTGGCACGCCGTCGGCGCGCTGGCGGCGTTGCTCTGCCAGTGGCTGGTCTGGCCCGCCGCCACGGCCCAGTGGCAGTTGGTGGCCATGCTGGTGCCGTTCGTGTTGCTCGGCGTGCTGCCCTTTGCCCATCGGCGCACCATGGTGGGTTCGATGGATTACGCCATGATCCTGCTGCTGCTCTCCCAGCCGGTGTATCCGCCGCGCACGGATTTCGGGGCATCCCTGGAAGTGGCGTTGGCGGTGGTGGCCGGGCCCGTGCTCGCCTTTCTCGCCTTCAAGCTGTTGTTTCCGGTGGATGCGCGACGGCGTCGGGACATGCTCAGGGCCATGATGATCCGCGAACTGCAGGCCATGGCGGCAGACCCCCGCGCCCCGGCGCGGGCCGGGATCTGGCGTGCCAGGCTGCATCATCGTGTGTTGAAACTGGTGCACTGGAGCAACCGCGCGGATCTGTCCATCCGGCCGACCACCGCGGGCAGTCTTGCCGTGCTGGAGGTGGGAGAGGCGATCATTGCCTTGCGGGAGCGTTTGCTCGGCCCGCGGCTTTCCTCCTGGCAGGCGCGCCGGGTGCGAGTCGTGCTGCGCCGTATCGAAGGCTTGCGCGAGGATCCGGTGGCCGCGGCGCAGGCCCTGGCACGACTGGCCGCCCGCCTGCGGCGTCAGGGGCTGCCCGCCGCCGAGTTGCTGGCGGGCGCGGCACGCGCCTTGCGCGACAATTGGGCTTTCTTCCGTGGCGATGGGCCGGGTCGGGAGAGCGGCACGCTGAGTTCGGCGCAGGCGAATTGA
- a CDS encoding coniferyl aldehyde dehydrogenase: MKHSPDTLRALLVRQRQAFDAHPFPDWRTRRGALGRLRAALLKHREALQDAADQDFGGRSPHETLFADIMPALQAIDHARRHVRRWMRPSRRGVALLYQPAQARVFYQPKGVVGIISPWNYPVVLALGPLAGALAAGNRAMLKLSEYTPRTNAALRAALAEAFDEAELAVVEGEAETAAAFAALPFDHLLFTGSTAVGRKIMESASHNLVPVTLELGGKSPAIVHPDADLNLAAERITFGKSLNAGQTCIAPDYVLCHEDQREALSEAILARFRAFYPDPASNPDYSAIINERQHQRLLALREDARAKGARLLPACEVREDSRKLPLTVLLDTDDSMDISHSEIFGPLLPVIGYRSLDEALAYVRARPRPLALYYFDPDRRRQQYLLAQSHSGSVCLNDTIVQIAQDDLPFGGVGDSGMGAYHGLEGFRTFSHARSVFRRGPFNPMRLVYPPFRGKWLQLAEKLLLR; this comes from the coding sequence ATGAAGCACAGCCCCGACACCCTGCGCGCCCTGCTGGTGCGCCAGCGCCAGGCCTTCGACGCTCACCCCTTCCCCGACTGGCGCACCCGGCGCGGCGCGCTGGGGCGCCTGCGCGCCGCGCTGCTCAAGCACCGGGAGGCGCTGCAGGACGCCGCCGACCAGGATTTCGGCGGCCGCTCGCCCCACGAGACCCTGTTCGCCGACATCATGCCCGCGCTGCAGGCCATCGATCATGCCCGGCGCCATGTACGCCGCTGGATGCGCCCATCGCGCCGTGGCGTGGCCCTGCTGTACCAACCCGCCCAGGCGCGGGTGTTCTACCAGCCCAAGGGCGTGGTGGGCATCATCTCGCCGTGGAACTACCCCGTGGTGTTGGCGCTGGGGCCGCTGGCGGGCGCGCTTGCCGCCGGCAACCGCGCCATGCTCAAGCTCTCGGAGTACACGCCGCGCACCAATGCCGCGCTGCGCGCGGCGCTGGCCGAGGCCTTCGACGAGGCGGAGCTGGCCGTGGTCGAGGGCGAGGCGGAAACCGCCGCGGCCTTCGCCGCCCTGCCCTTCGACCATCTATTGTTCACCGGCTCCACCGCCGTGGGGCGAAAGATCATGGAATCGGCGAGCCACAACCTGGTGCCGGTCACCCTGGAACTGGGCGGCAAATCGCCGGCCATCGTCCACCCGGACGCGGACCTGAACCTCGCCGCCGAACGCATCACCTTCGGCAAATCACTGAACGCCGGCCAGACCTGCATCGCCCCGGACTACGTGCTCTGCCATGAGGACCAGAGAGAAGCCCTCAGCGAGGCCATATTGGCGCGGTTTCGCGCCTTCTACCCGGACCCGGCCAGCAACCCCGACTACAGCGCCATCATCAACGAGCGCCAGCACCAGCGGCTGCTCGCGCTGCGCGAGGATGCCCGGGCCAAGGGCGCGCGACTACTGCCCGCCTGCGAGGTGCGCGAGGATAGCCGCAAGCTGCCGCTCACCGTGCTGCTGGACACCGATGACAGCATGGACATCAGCCACAGCGAGATCTTCGGCCCGCTGCTGCCGGTGATCGGCTATCGCAGCCTGGACGAGGCGCTGGCCTACGTGCGGGCCCGGCCCCGCCCCCTGGCGCTGTACTACTTCGACCCGGACCGGCGCCGGCAGCAATACCTGCTCGCCCAGAGCCACTCGGGCTCGGTGTGCCTGAACGACACCATCGTCCAGATCGCCCAGGACGACCTGCCCTTCGGCGGTGTGGGCGATTCCGGCATGGGGGCCTATCACGGGCTGGAGGGCTTCCGCACCTTCTCCCACGCCCGCTCGGTGTTCCGCCGCGGCCCCTTCAACCCCATGCGACTGGTGTATCCGCCGTTTCGGGGGAAATGGCTGCAGCTGGCGGAGAAACTCCTGCTGCGTTGA
- a CDS encoding class I SAM-dependent methyltransferase gives MPDSGTPPLYAAPELAHQAEALARRWSLPRAAQAPEAGLYLHLSASRLELRRAGERGPGAVYAEFAAGKAAWRLRQLSPRKEAIARAVGLHRQPGLDIVDATAGLGRDALVLAALGARLRMLERSPIIAALLEDALGRAAGLAELAEIAARMSLQAVDAVAWLTALPAAERPQVVYLDPMYPGEKGSAAAKKDMQLFRELLGPETDPAPLLAAALGCARRRVVVKRPRKAPPVSGPAPSHAIEGRSTRFDVYMLGAGP, from the coding sequence ATGCCCGATTCAGGCACCCCGCCCCTGTACGCCGCGCCCGAGCTTGCCCATCAGGCCGAAGCACTGGCCAGGCGCTGGTCGCTGCCCCGTGCGGCGCAGGCACCGGAAGCCGGGCTGTACCTGCACCTCAGCGCATCCCGCCTGGAGCTGCGCCGCGCCGGCGAACGCGGCCCCGGCGCGGTGTATGCGGAATTCGCCGCCGGCAAAGCCGCCTGGCGCCTGCGCCAGTTATCACCGCGCAAGGAAGCCATCGCCCGGGCGGTGGGCCTGCACCGCCAGCCGGGGCTGGATATTGTGGACGCCACCGCCGGCCTGGGGCGCGATGCCCTGGTGCTCGCCGCCCTGGGGGCGCGGCTGCGAATGCTGGAGCGCTCGCCGATCATCGCCGCCCTGCTGGAAGATGCCCTGGGCCGGGCCGCGGGCCTGGCGGAGCTGGCGGAGATTGCCGCGCGCATGAGCCTGCAGGCGGTGGACGCCGTGGCGTGGCTGACGGCTCTGCCGGCGGCGGAGCGGCCGCAGGTGGTCTATCTGGACCCCATGTATCCCGGCGAAAAGGGCTCGGCGGCGGCCAAGAAGGACATGCAGCTGTTTCGCGAACTGCTGGGCCCGGAGACGGACCCCGCCCCGCTGTTGGCGGCGGCGCTGGGCTGTGCGAGGCGGCGAGTGGTGGTCAAGCGCCCCCGCAAGGCGCCGCCGGTGAGCGGCCCCGCCCCCTCCCACGCCATCGAGGGGCGCAGCACCCGATTCGACGTCTACATGCTGGGAGCAGGCCCATGA
- a CDS encoding DMT family transporter yields the protein MSPQRRSMIELNISLSLLGLVPLFAKLLPLEAGGIIFYRCVFGGLALLAFLALRRTPLALRRPRDLGLVVLGGVFLSVHWVTYFQAVQVSTVAVGVTAVFTYPAITVLLEPLFKGRLPGLMDTALAVVALLGVALIVPAVDLGDATVQGVLWGVLSALLFATRNVIHRHWLRDYPPSQMMACQMLASVLILWPLAVSPAQIGGYSWLGLLVLGIGFTAVAHSLFVGSMRHLPAKSVALIASLQPAYGILAAVILLGEVPGGRTLLGAGIVLAVAMVEARRARA from the coding sequence ATGTCGCCGCAACGGCGCAGCATGATCGAGCTGAACATTTCCTTGTCCTTGCTCGGTCTGGTGCCCTTGTTCGCCAAGCTGCTGCCGCTGGAGGCGGGGGGCATCATCTTCTACCGCTGCGTGTTCGGCGGCCTGGCGTTGCTGGCGTTCCTGGCCTTGCGGCGTACGCCGCTCGCCCTGCGCCGCCCCCGGGATCTGGGGCTGGTGGTGCTGGGCGGTGTGTTCCTGTCGGTACACTGGGTGACCTATTTCCAGGCGGTGCAGGTGTCCACCGTGGCGGTGGGGGTGACGGCGGTGTTCACCTATCCGGCCATCACCGTGCTCCTTGAGCCGCTGTTCAAGGGACGGCTGCCGGGGCTGATGGACACGGCGCTGGCCGTGGTCGCTCTGCTGGGGGTGGCGCTGATCGTGCCGGCGGTGGATCTGGGGGATGCCACCGTGCAGGGGGTGCTCTGGGGCGTGCTCTCGGCGCTGTTGTTCGCCACCCGCAATGTGATTCACCGTCACTGGCTGCGTGATTACCCTCCCAGCCAGATGATGGCTTGCCAGATGCTCGCCTCGGTGCTCATCCTCTGGCCCCTGGCGGTTTCGCCCGCGCAGATCGGCGGCTACAGCTGGCTGGGCCTGCTGGTGTTGGGCATAGGCTTCACCGCCGTGGCCCATAGCCTGTTCGTGGGCAGCATGCGCCATCTGCCGGCCAAGAGCGTGGCGCTGATCGCCAGCCTCCAGCCGGCCTACGGCATACTGGCGGCGGTGATCCTGCTGGGCGAGGTGCCCGGCGGGCGCACCCTGCTGGGGGCGGGCATCGTGCTCGCCGTGGCCATGGTGGAGGCGCGCCGGGCGCGCGCCTGA
- a CDS encoding DUF2835 family protein — MLNEVRFGLRISAEEYLRYYRGQARDALVTATDGRKVRFPAAALRRHVTREGISGFFVLRYDNRGKFHSLEREA; from the coding sequence ATGCTCAATGAAGTGCGCTTCGGCCTGCGCATCAGCGCGGAGGAATACCTGCGCTACTACCGGGGGCAGGCGCGGGATGCGCTGGTCACGGCCACCGATGGCCGCAAGGTGCGTTTCCCCGCCGCGGCGCTACGCCGCCACGTGACCCGTGAGGGCATCAGCGGCTTCTTCGTGCTGCGCTACGACAACCGGGGGAAGTTCCACAGCCTGGAGCGGGAAGCTTGA
- a CDS encoding alpha/beta fold hydrolase has protein sequence MGKQYLIADDGVRIPVHVEGSGPPLVALPGWTGSWQDWGPAAEGLRERFTCYAWHARPYHADNGDIGRMAMDLHNLLAQFELEKPVLLGHSMGAVNAWEYIRRYGDGAFSKLALIDMSPKLLVGDDWSMGLWGRFTAEENARFIQACREDFAEAVIDLIAHSRVALQGSGPGIPKDILLARRRRLEKLAGERWITAWQSFVGEDYRPVLPRITIPTFCAFGAKSAYYGPAVAEYVAGQIPHSHLVIYPEAGHGPHVEAAEQFLADLDAFLATTGSAA, from the coding sequence ATGGGCAAGCAGTATCTGATCGCCGATGACGGGGTGCGCATCCCCGTGCACGTGGAGGGCAGCGGCCCGCCGCTGGTGGCCCTGCCTGGCTGGACCGGCAGTTGGCAGGATTGGGGCCCGGCCGCCGAGGGGCTGCGCGAGCGGTTCACCTGCTATGCCTGGCACGCCCGCCCCTACCATGCCGACAATGGCGATATCGGCCGCATGGCCATGGATCTGCACAATCTGCTGGCGCAGTTCGAGCTGGAGAAGCCCGTGTTGCTGGGCCATTCCATGGGGGCGGTGAACGCCTGGGAATACATTCGCCGCTACGGCGATGGGGCCTTCTCGAAGCTGGCGCTGATCGATATGTCGCCGAAGCTGCTGGTGGGCGACGACTGGTCCATGGGCCTGTGGGGGCGCTTCACCGCCGAGGAGAACGCCCGCTTCATCCAGGCCTGTCGCGAGGATTTCGCCGAAGCCGTGATCGATCTCATCGCCCACAGCCGGGTGGCGCTGCAGGGCAGCGGGCCGGGCATTCCGAAGGACATTCTGCTGGCCCGGCGCCGGCGGCTGGAAAAGCTGGCCGGCGAGCGCTGGATCACGGCCTGGCAGAGTTTCGTGGGCGAGGATTACCGCCCGGTCCTGCCGCGTATCACGATCCCCACCTTCTGTGCCTTCGGCGCCAAGAGTGCCTACTATGGCCCGGCGGTGGCGGAATACGTGGCGGGGCAGATTCCCCACAGCCACCTGGTCATTTATCCGGAGGCGGGCCACGGCCCGCATGTGGAAGCCGCTGAGCAATTCCTCGCCGATCTGGACGCCTTTCTGGCGACGACAGGCTCGGCGGCCTGA
- the purE gene encoding 5-(carboxyamino)imidazole ribonucleotide mutase, whose product MSEQQPLVGVIMGSKSDWDTMRAAREVLEEFGVAHECRVVSAHRTPQLMNQYAAEAVDRGLKVIIAGAGGAAHLPGMVAAQTTLPVLGVPVQSKALKGLDSLLSIVQMPGGVPVATLAIGQAGARNAGLLAVSILANEDPALREKLDAFRRAQAEKVMGDSLE is encoded by the coding sequence ATGAGCGAGCAGCAGCCCCTGGTCGGGGTGATCATGGGCAGCAAGTCTGACTGGGACACCATGCGCGCCGCGCGCGAGGTGCTGGAGGAATTCGGCGTGGCCCACGAGTGCCGCGTGGTCTCCGCCCATCGCACCCCGCAGCTGATGAACCAGTACGCCGCCGAGGCCGTGGACCGTGGGCTCAAGGTCATCATCGCCGGAGCGGGCGGTGCCGCCCATCTGCCGGGCATGGTGGCCGCCCAGACCACCCTGCCGGTGCTGGGCGTGCCGGTGCAGAGCAAGGCGCTCAAGGGGCTGGATTCGCTGCTCTCCATCGTCCAGATGCCCGGCGGCGTGCCGGTGGCCACCCTGGCCATCGGCCAGGCCGGTGCCCGCAACGCCGGGCTGCTGGCCGTGTCCATTCTCGCCAACGAAGACCCGGCCCTGCGCGAGAAGCTGGATGCCTTCCGCCGCGCCCAGGCCGAGAAAGTCATGGGGGACAGCCTTGAATAA